Within Leptospira limi, the genomic segment ACAATTCTCCAAGTATGCAAACTCGAAAGAATGCGATTCAATCGCAAATCAAATCAATACCAATCACAAAAACCTAAAACAAATCCTTTCTGTAGATCGTCTTGATTACACAAAAGGTGTCTTACAACGATTAAATGCATTTGAATTATTTTTAAAACAAAATCCAGATTGGATCAAACGATGTAAACTCGTATTGGTTTTAGTTCCTTCCCGTACCGATGTATCCTCTTACCAATCCATGAAACGAGCCATCGATGAAAAGGTGGGAGCTATTAATGGAAGTTTTGGAACATTAGATTGGACACCAATTTTATACCAATACAAAGGCTTCCCGTTTGAAGAATTGGTCCCTTTGTATAAAAATACACATGTGATGCTTGTCACTCCCTTCCGAGATGGCATGAATTTAGTTGCGAAAGAGTTTTTGGTCTCTCAAAAAAATGGGATGTTAGTTTTAAGTGAAATGGCAGGTGCTTCGGCAGAATTACCAGAAGCCATTCTCGTCAATCCAAATGATGTAAGTGGTATGGCAAATGCGATTAAAGAAGCCATTGAAATAGAAGAATCAGAAATTTTAAAAAGAAACGAAGTGATGATATCTCGCTTAAAGGAAAATTCGGTCATGGATTGGGCGAATAAAATTTATTACGAGACGGAAGAGACTGCCAAACGAAATCTCAATTTCCAAACCAAATCTATTTCTCCAAAATCAGATGTTTTATTACCAAAGTCGAATCGTCCCATATTCATTTTATTTGATTATGATGGTACTTTGGTCCCATTCCAATCCTTACCTCATTTAGCAATACCTTCAAAAGAACTTATAGAATCCATATTGCAACTATCGAAATTTTCAAACGTCTCGATCGCCATTATTAGCGGCAGGGATCGAAAATTCCTAGAATCAATTTTCACTGATTTGCCCTTACATCTGATCGCCGAACATGGAGCATGGCATAAACCTCCGGATTTAACCGAGTGGAATTCTTTATTTTATTCCAATGTGGATTGGAAAAAAGAAATAAAATCACATTTAGATGAATTTACCAAACGTGTTCCAGGATCTTTTACCGAAGAAAAAGAATTTTCTTTGGTATGGCATTTTAGAAATGCAGATCCTGACATTGGACTCAATGCCGCAAGAGAGATGTTAGATGAACTCTCGCAAATCTCATCCAACAGTGGCTTTTTTGTACAAAGAGGCAATAAAATCATCGAAGTGAGAGAATACGGAACTGGAAAGGGAAAAGCTGCGAGAAAAATTCTTCCTGACATAGAACAAGAAACTTTTGTTTTTGGCGATGATACAACGGATGAAGATATGTTTCGCGAAATACCAGAAAATGCAATTACAGTCAAAATTGGTAAATCAGAAACAATAGCTAAATACAGGTTTCATAACACAGAAGATGTCCATTCTTGGATAGGAAGTTTAATCAATCACTTACAAGCGGTAGAATCAAATGCAACATAAATATAATACAGGTATCATTGGGAACGGTAGTTTTATCGCACATATCAATTCTTCTGCTGAAATTGTTTGGATGTGTTGGCCTTACTTTGATAGCTCGCCTATTTTTGGAAATTTGATGGATGAAAAATGTGGGAATTTTCAAATTCTGCCAAACACTAAAGTAACCAGGAACTCTCAAGTTTATTTAGAAAATACAAATATACTAAAAACAGAAATCCATACGGAATCGGGATCATTTGCAGTGATCGATTTTGCACCAAGATACTATCAAAATGGAACCCTCCGATGCCCGCGAAATTTATATCGAAAAATAGTTCCAATGACGGGTGATGTTAAGATTAAAATTCTATTAAACCCTACATACGATTTCGGAAATCAAACAATAGAACCAAAAATAGTCGCTGAACAAATTGTATACGAAACAAATGAATTCCAGGTTTATATTCAATCCAATGTTTCCTTAAATCAAATATTGAAAGAAAAAGAATTTATTCTCAATCAACCTATTTACGTATCTCTTTTAGAATCAGGAGAAATCAAAAGTTCCCTTTCCGAATTTGTCGAAGTAGAATTCACAAAAACCAAACATTATTGGCAAAACTGGGTGAAACATTGTACCATTCCAAACTTCGCCCAAAAACAGCAAATTCGTTCAGCTCTCTGTTTAAAACTTCACCAGTTCCAAGAAACAGGTGCCATCATTGCCGCATCAACTACGAGTTTACCAGAATCGCCGAATTCAGGAAGAAATTGGGATTATCGATTTTGTTGGTTACGAGACGGTTTTTACACTTTATTAGCGTTAACTAATCTTGGCCAATTCGAAGAATTAGAAAAGTATTCACAATATATCAGCAACCTAACACCAACGGAAGATGGCCGATTCCAGCCATTGTATAGTATATTTGGCGAACATTTATTAGAAGAGAAAATTTTAGATTTACACGGGTATTTAGGAAACAAACCAGTTCGAATTGGTAATTCAGCATATACACATAAACAAAATGATGCTTATGGACAAATCCTCTTATCACTACTGCCTTTGTATTTAGATGAAAGGATTCCTGAAAAAAATAGATTTCATAATTTAAATTTGATTCAAAAAATTTTAGATCAAATTGATATCACAATGCAAGAACCAGATGCAGGTCTATGGGAATTTCGAAATTTCTCACAAAAACATTGTTATACATTTTTGTTTCACTGGATTGGTGCCAAAGCAGCAAAAGAAATCGCCCTCAAACTAGAAAAACAAAACTTGTTGGAAAAAGCTGAACGATTGATGAAAGAGGCTGAATTCAATATCGAATTGTGTTTTAATGAAGAACTTGGATGTTATACTCAGGCACAAGGGAAAAAGGATTTAGATGCCAGTTTATTACAACTCATCACTTTAGGTTATTTGGATCCACATTCGGCGAAAGCGAAATCACATATCAAAGCAATAGAATCACAATTAAAAACCAAAGAAGGATTTATCTACCGTTATCTCCATAAAGATGATTTCGGAAAACCAGAAACTACTTTTTTAGTCTGCACGTTTTGGTACATCGAAGCATTGGCTTGTATGGATCGACTGGAAGAAGCAATTCAGTTATTTGAATTTGTATGTGAACATTCCAATCATGTTGGTTTGTTTAGCGAAGACATTGAATCGAATTCGGGAAACCAATGGGGAAATTTTCCACAAACCTATAGCCATGTGGGTCTTGTGAATGCAGCACATAAAATTGCTTCAAAACGGACTAAAAGTTTATTTTGGTAATTTTTTCGGAAAATGAAAAACATATTTTTCTGATCAGACTCGATCATACCTAATTTCAAATTCATATTTTTAAGTTGAATTTTTTTTATTTCATTTAATACTAATGTTCCCGGCTTCCCAATGAAAAAAAACGAAGACATCACTTTAGAGGAGGCAAAAGAAAAAATTGCATACTTAGAAAATCTTCTCAAAGAAAAAGACCAAACCACCTATAAAACTTTTTTTGACCAAGATGAAGATGCCGTTGTTGTTTTTGATTTGGAGAGTCAATTATTCATCGACTGTAATGCTAAGTTAACAGACATATTGGGTTTTACTAAAAATGATTTATTAAGTTTATCTGTCATAGACATTAGCCCCAAGTTCCAACCAAATGGACAACCTTCTCCGATATTAGCAGAATCATATATAGAAGAAGGATTCAAAGAAGGAAATGTAAAATTTGATTGGGTTCACTTAAATCGCGACGGTGAAGAAGTTTATTGCGAAGTCAAACTCTACAATTACATTTCAGAAGATGGGAAACGGATTGCAAGAGGAGTCATCCAAAAAAAAGACCAACTCATTGAACTACAAAAAAAGTTAGGAGAAAAAGAAAAACTACTCACCAAAGTTACAAAAACTCTTCCCGCCATCATTTACATCCAAAACCTGACAACGGATGAATTTTTATACCTAAACAATAGCATAGAAAGTTTTTTAGGATTTGAAGTCGAACCTATCCTCAACTATGAATACCTAATCCAAAATATTCTACACCCTGACGATCTTCACCTCATAGACGCACATTCAAAAAAAATGTTAGAAGAGAAAAACACCGATATATATGCGTTAGACTTCCGTGTTTTCGACAACAATGGGAACATCCATTGGTTTCGAGTTTGGGAAACCAATTTTTCTTTTAATAAAGATGGAATTCCTACGGAAGTATTGGGTGTTGCCCAGGATATCACTTCAACCAAAAAGATTGAATTACAACTAAAAAAACAAAACGAATTAGGCGAAGAGATTCGGAGGATTTCAAAATCTGGTGTTTGGGAATGGACAATTGAATCGAATCAAATGTTTTGGACACCTGACTTGTACTATCTTCTAAACGTCAATCCAAACCATTTTTTACCCACCATACATTCATTAATCGAGTTTTTTGCAATTGAAAGCCAAGAAACGTTAAACCAAGCTTTAACCAAGGCAAGGATCGAACATTCTCCTTTTGATTTAGAATTAGAAATCAAAGGAAATCCCAATATCTGGGTGAAGGTACAAGGAAAATTCATTTTATCAGCAACAAATGGCCCCATCATCATAGGAAGCATTGAAAACATTGATGAAACGAGAAAAAAGAGAATCGCTCTTTTGGAAAATGAAGCAAGATTTCATAAAGTTGCTAACCAAACAGGACTTATCATCTATGATTATGATATTAATGAAGATAAAATCACATGGGATGGAGCTATCAAATCTGTACTTGGATATGAAATCGAAGAATTCAATCATTTGGATATTAATGGTTGGCTAAATCTCATCCATCCTGATGACAGAATGTTCACCAAAGAATTATTAGCTGATTCAATTGGGACCAAAAGTCCTTACCATGCATTCTATCGTCTTAGGAGAAAAGACAATACTTACATCCCAATAGAGGATAGAGGAACATTCATCGGAAATGATCTTACAAAATCGACAAGACAAGTAGGTGTTTTAGAAAATGTATCTGCAAAATTCGAATTTGAATCAAAATTAGAAAGTAAAGAAGAACGATTCCGAAATTTTTATAATTTTGCCAGTGAAGCGATTATTATCACAGAAGGTGACATGATCGTAGATGCAAATCTTGCATTTAAAAAGTTATTTGGATATGATTCATTCCAAAAAATCTCCATCAGAGATATCATAGCAGATCCTCTTTGGGATGGATTAGGGAAAAAAGAAAAAAGTTTTTCATTAGAAGGTATCAAAAAGGACGGAACCTTAATCCCTATCCAAGTGAATAAAAAAGAAATAGAAGAAGGCAAATGTATTTTGTCTTTTATCGACCTAACATTGATTAATGAAGCAGAATCAATTAAAAAAGCACTTCGGGAAATCCAAGAAAAAAATAATCTGATTATCACTCAAAAACTTGAATTAGAAAAAACATTAGAAGAACTAAAAATCACACAATCGCAATTGATCTTAAATGAAAAAATGGCATCACTTGGCCAACTCATAGCTGGAATCGCACACGAAATCAACAATCCAATGGGTGCCATAAAGGCATCAAGCCAACTGATTTTAGAAAACATTAAAAATCAGATGATCAACCAAGAAAATATCATTCAATTATTATCTTCAAAGCCAAAAGAAAAACGTGAAATATATTTTAATTGGATGGTTGAGTCTTTTTTAAAAAGAAACCATTTACATGGATCAGAAGCAAGAAGACAAAAAAAGTTGATCCGAGAAAAACTCGGTTCATTAAGTTGTAAAGATCCTGATTTTGTTGCAGAAGAAATTGTTGATTTAGGAGTTCAAAAATGTTTATACATGATCGAACATTTATGCCACGAAGAAGATTTTTTAGATTTTTTTAATTTTGGTATGGATTACATTCATACAACACAAAATCTAAATTCAATTCTCGAATCTATCCAACGAGTTTCAAAAATCCTGTATGCACTAAAAAACTTTTCACATTTTGATAAACAAGGGGAGAAAATTGAAACTGACTTAATATCAAACATTGAAACCGTATTAATCCTTTATAACAGCCAAATCAAAACGGGTATCGAAGTGATTCGCAACTACCCCGATTCACCAGTATGGATTCGTTGTTTTCCGGATGATCTCATCCAAGTTTGGACAAATTTAATCTTCAATGCCATCCAAGCAATGACATACAAAGGGACTCTTACCATCACAATAAAAAAGGATTCGGAAAACAAAGATGGAAACAAATGTGTTACTGTATTAATTGAAGATACAGGTTGTGGTATCAAAGACGAAATAATAGATAGGATATTCGAACCATTTTTCACCACAAAAGAGTTAGGTGAAGGAAGTGGATTGGGCTTAGACATTGTAAGACGAGTGCTCTTTAAACACGATGGACAGGTTTCTGTCGACTCCATACCTGGAAAAACAATATTTAAAGTTTCTCTCCCTTTCTAAAATTTACCATTTTTCCTATGATTTGTTTCATACGTAAGGTACTAAGATTCCTTGGTAGAAATAGGAGAGAATCCATTTTTATCTAATTCATATACAAAGTCTTTTCTGATTCCGCAACTTGCTCCTGTAACCAAAGCTAAATGATTATATATTTGATAGGTATTCATCTTCAATCCTTATGATTCAATTTGATTTGGATCAAAAGTTTTGATTTTACATTCACTACTGCCTCATCGAATGTAGGTGGTCCAAATGCATGCATAGGTGGATTCTTTGAAACTCCCCAAGGTTCTCTTGGCAAACCAATGAAGGTTGTGTCCATTTTTCCATTTCGATTTAAATCTTCTAACACAGAAACTGCATACTGTTTATCAGGGATCCCATTAAAATGGCAGATTGTTTTCTGATTGTTAGTTTCCACTCCTACAATTTTAAAACTTGCATGTTTTTCATCTGAAAGAAATCCATTTTCTGTTTCATACAAAGCACAGCGAATGACTGACTGATTGGATTTACGATTGAGTATCTCCACTTCCAGATCAGCTGCGAATAATGAATAAAAAGGGAAAAAGAAAAATATCCCAAATATCTTGATGACCAACTCCATTCCAACGCCCCTTGTTGCCGGTGACAACATTGTTTACATTGTCAACATTTGGGCTATGTTCAAATTCCCGTCAAACTTTTTTTATATTTTTTTCAAACCGAAGGATTGGATTTTCATTGATGTGGGCGAAGAGAGTCATCTTAGCCAAGAGAATACCAACCACGAAAATGGTTTCACTTCACATTTATGAGGTTGGCATTGTCATTCATAGATTCTTATTTTTTAGAAGCCAAAAGATAGGAAGCACTATCCTCATAAAAGTGATAGGAAATAATTTTTCCATCTTTTAATTCAACCTTGAGTGCCCAATCACTTTGGAATGGTTTACCCGTGTTTTTGATGATATGAAAGAAAGATCCACTAGCATAAGCGATATTCCCTTTCCCAACAATGTGTTCTACTTGGAATTGTTTTGTATCAAATTCTTTTCCCATATTGGAAAGAAAATCTTCCACACCTTTTAATCCTTGGTAAGATCCATATAACTGACCATCGTTTCGACTTTCACTACGAACCGCAGTGATGACAGCGTTTTCATGAAAACAACCGATAACTCCTGCCATATTCCCTTTACCAAATTCGTTAAAAAACGTTTCCAATACCTTATCACTGGAATTTCGACTTGTTTTAGCGAATACCCCTACACTACCCAACACCAATGTTGCCAACAACAATACAGGTTTCATACTGACTCCTTTACTTTCGATACTATCAGTATCGTATATCAATACTGATAGTATCGAAATAGAATTGACGTCAATCCATTTTTTATAAAGATTTATCTATGGTTCAGAAAAAAAATGCATCCAAAACCCAAGGTAGGCCAAGATCGGAAGATTTGGAACCAATCGTATTAAAAGTTACCTATGAAATGTTAGCAAAAAAAGGGTATTATGGTTTTTCTTTGGATGAAATTGTCGCCACTACAGGTATTGCAAAAACTACCATATACAGAAGATGGCCGAATAAAGCAAAATTAGCAATGAGTTCTGTATCTCATCTAATCTCACCTTTTTTAGAATTCCCAACAAATGAACCATTTAACAAAGCTCTCATCAATCAAATGGAATCCCTATCAAATTTATTTAATGGAAAATTTGGAAAAGTGATCGCAACTTTGATTGGAGCAGGACAACAAGATCAGGAACTTTCTGAGTCCGTCCTGAAAGAATATTTATTACCAAGAAGATTAGCCGCAAAAGTTTTTTTTGAGAATGCAATCAAAACGAAACAGATCAAACCACTAAGTGAAGAAGACATAGAAGTTTGTATGGACATTCTTTATGGAACTTTGTACTTCCGTCTCTTACTAAAACACAAAAAACCTATTTTTTCTGATCTAAAACCATGGTTAGAGTTATTTTTAGAAACACTCAAGAAATAACACCGATACGTTTTTTTGTTCTTTTTAATTTTGGATCTTTCAGGTATCATCGTTTGCATGAAACGTTATCAGTTTGTCTCAATATTCACTTTAATTGTCTTCCAATCATGTGTTGTTTTCCAGGCAACCAAGGTACCTTCTAATAATTTAAAAGGAACATTAGAAGGAGATGTTTCTAAATCACCCAAAATTGTATTTTTAGGTGATAGCATTACGCATGGTCGAGTGAGTTATGACTATGTCGAATCAATCCGAAAGAATCCAAAACTGGCAAATGCATTAGTTGTTAATGAAGGGATAAACAGTCGTTTGACGGTGCAAATCCTTGAGCAATTGGATTCTGTAATCAAACTACAACCAGATAATGTTTTTATCATGATTGGAACCAATGACTTAAAAGCAACATTATCAAAAGAAGAATATGATCAGTATGCAAGTTTATGGAATTTAAAAGAACCAGTTACTGAAGATAGTTTTGTTCAGAATATAACTACCATTGTACGACGGATTCAAAGTGAAACTAAAGCAAAGATCATTCTTTTTTCTCCTCCAATTTTAGGCGAAGATCCGAATTCTATTCCATTTTTAAGATCCAAACGTTTTGCAGAACTTACAAAAGAAGTCGCTACAAAACAAAAAGTAATCTATAAACCTCTCCACGAAACCTTAACAACTGGATTGTTATCGGATCAGAATCTTTCTAAAACACCTTATGCCAAAAATACTTGGAACATGTATTGGACAATTTTTAAGTATTATTCTACTACATACTCTTGGAATGATTTAGGAGAATCTAACGGATATTACTATCTTACTGATGCAATCCATTTGAATGAACGTGGTGGCCAAGTTGTCGAATCAATGGTTTTAGAAACTTTGTTTTCAAAAGGAATATAAGGAATATAAAATTTTACTAATACATACATTCCCATAATCCAGGAGATTTGTGTCGGAAATCCCTGGATTCATTTTTGGATCTGTTAAAAAACGAAAGCCCTCTCTGCAAATTTCAGGAGAACTACGAAGCATTTCAGTCCACCTCATTTTTTCTTTCTAGGCAGAATTTCTTTTCCACCCTTACAATCAAAGGAATCTCAGAATTCTAAGATAATTTTCGTCTCTTACATTGAGGATGAAACATGGCTATAGAAACGGATGAAATACAAAAATTTGAAAGAACGTTATTCCGAAAAGGTGTTTCACTCATCGTTTTTACTAAATATGGGTTAGGTATTATCTTCCTTCTAGGTGTTGCATCCAATTATGCGACTAAAAGTTTTTTACCCAATTTGATAGGATCCCTAATTTATTTAGTCAATGCGATTATTCCAGGGTACTTACTCAAAAAAGAAAAAGAAATTTCGAAACGAATGGCGGCATCTGTTGTTTTTATCGATTTGATGATCATCTTTTGTTTTTTTTATTTAGATATTTATAATAATTATACAAAAGCAGATGCTAGTAATACATTAAGCTCAGGAATATTCTACATCATTTTCATTTTTATTTCTATTTACTCCAGTTTCCTATTTGATACAAAATTGGTGATGACCATTGGAATCTTATCTGTGGGATTGTATCTCGGTGGGATTTATTTGAGTCATGTGTTAGGTGCAGTATTTATCGCTAAACCATTCCCAGAAATGTTACGAGCAAATCATATCATTGTCACCACTGAAATTCAGAAAGTGATTTTTTATTTTGGAGTAATTTTTAGTTTACGATTCGTTGTTTCATTGATGAGAGAAATGCAAAATGACCTAAAGGCAAAATTAAAAGAAAGTTTATACAAACAATCAATCATCACAAATAAATCACATCAATTAGAAAAATCAGCAAACACTCTCGCCTTATCTGTAGACAAATTACAATCTATGTCTGACGAACTCCACAACCAATCGCAAAACCAGGCAGCATCGGTCGAAGAAATTTCTGCATCCGTTGAAGAACTTTCTTCATCTGCCATTAGTTCTGCAAACTTAGTGGAAGACCAAGTCACACGTGTCAAAATTGTGGATCAAAACTTTTTATCTCTCCAAAATATAAGTGAGAGTGTGAAAACAAAAACAATGCAAATTGCAAAGGATGTCAGTATTTCTGCTGATTATAGCAAAAAAGTAAAAATTTCTTCAGAAGAATTAAACGGCATCTATTCAGAACTCAACCAAGCCTTTTCGAAAGTCGAAGAAATCAACCAAATGATGTCAGAAATTGCAGATCAAACCAACTTACTGGCGCTAAACGCTTCAATCGAAGCAGCACGTGCAGGTGAACATGGTAGAGGATTCGCAGTTGTTGCACAAGAAGTGGCAAAATTAGCGGAACGTTCGCAGTCCAATGCAGGAACAATTGCAAAAATCGTAAAGGACGCTGGTCTAAAAATTAACGAAGGAACTCGATTCTCCAAAGAAGTAAAATCACAAGTGGAAAATCAAAATAATGAATTGTTACGAATTGAAAGTGAAATTTTAGGTCTAGAAGGACATGTGACAGAACAAGAAGTGCTAAACCTAGAACTCAGAAACACCTTCTCCGAACTTCACGTCCTTTCTGAACAAATTGGAATCATTGCACAGGAACAAATGACAGGTAGTAAAGAGATCAACCGTGCGATTTCTGTCATCGACGAAACCACTCAAAAACTCGCCGATTCGGTTGAACTCCTCTACGAAGAAATCAATGAAATCCACACACAGGCAAAACAATTGAATATCGTTTAGGGATTTAGATGAGATGAATTCAGTTCGTAACTAAAACCTGTCTTTACAACTTCGAATCCTTCTAGATTTTTGGGATATTGGCAATAAATTTCTCGCAGAAGTGAAATCGGAAATGATCAAATCCCATACATCTCTTAGGCCTAGGAATGGCCAACGTATCGAAGATACGATAATGGACCTTCTCGAAGAAGATCCATACAATGAAGAATTACTCATTCAAAAATTACAAAAAAACCAATTTCAAAATAAAGACCATTCTCAAATTTATTCTGCTGTTTTGAAAGTGTTAACCTCTCTAGACATTCCAGAATCGGATTCGAAAGAAATTTGGGACGAAGTTTTAGAAAACCGAGACAAACTCTCAAACTGTTTAAAACGTCCTGTTGGATTTCGAGTTGCACTACTTGATTATTTTATCAATCAGAACCATAAAATTAAAAATCCAAAAATCATCGAACTACGTTTATTTGCTGAAACTGAAAAACTCATCTTGGTGGATGAACTGACAAGGTTATACAATCGTAGGCATTTTGAAACAGCACTGGTTCGCGAATTCAAACAATCCACACGATACAATCAGAATCTTTCCTTACTCGTTATTGATATTGACGATTTTAAAAAAATCAATGATACATATGGTCATGTAATGGGCGATGAGATTCTAAAACAAGTTGCTAATAAAATTGCAACAAGCTTAAGAATGGAAGACACCGCATGTCGTATTGGTGGTGAGGAATTCGCAATCATATTCCCTCAATCAAATGAATCACAAGCACTCATCGCTTCCGAAAAATTATTAGAAGCATGCAGAACCATTCAAATCAGCGGTAAACCTGTTACCATAAGCGGTGGGCTTGTTTCTTTTCCTGAAAAAGTAAAACAATGTGAAGATATGTATGATTTTGCTGATAGAGCTTTGTATACAGCCAAAGACTCAGGAAAAAATCAAATCGTTGTTTTTTCCAATGAAAAAAGAAGCAGTCTACGATTTGAAGCAAACTTGGAATTGTTTTGTGTTTTACCAAATAGAACCATTCGTTCAATTTCTAAAAATATTTCAATCACTGGAATTGCATTTGAGACAGAAGATGATCTTCTAGTAAACGAACCGATACAAGTTTTATTACGTGAATCCGATTCCAAACATGAAATTAGTGCAAAAATCAAAGTAGTTCGTAAACAAAAAATTGATGAAAAAAATTACAGTGTAGGTGCTGAATTTATCGATTTATCAAACGAATCACAAAACAAATTGGCAGATCTTTATTCACTACACCAATTTAAAGCAAAAAGCCCGATTGGTGTAGGTTCTTAAACTAGTTAACGGGAGTTAGGCATGTCCGATAACCCACCTGCATTGATGACTGAGGAAAATCCACTCGCCGATAATATTTGTTTTGCCCTTTCACTTCTTGCACCAGATCGACAATAAACAACGATTTTAGATTGTTTGTTTTTGAATGTGCCTAATTCCATAGGCAATACATCAACGGGTATGTTGATGGCTCCTGGGAAATGACCTTCTGCAAATTCAGACTTAGTCCTTACATCAACAACCACTGCCCCTTCCTGAATCCATTCTTGAACCATTTGTTTATCTCCTTTTGATTGAATTTTTTTTACAAAAACGAAGAGGAATCCAATGATCACTCCCACTATTACAAATGTTTTCATAATTACCTCTTTTTTCCATTTTTTAGTTGCCACGGATTGAGTCAAGAAAAAGTATATACCATAGGGGGTATGGTATTATCCCCCAAAGGCCAACTCCGAAAGGAAAATGGAGTTGAATGAATGATCGGAGTGAGGATAATCGAACGATGGTGATTACTGACATGAACAATGAGATCGAAATCAAACCACTTTATGATATAGAATCAGGGACTTGGACTTATTTATTACTCGACGAGTCTACGAAACAAGCAGTCCTCATCGACCCAGTACTAGAGAAATTAGACAGGGATTTAGATTATATAGTATCGATGGGATACCAATTGGTTGCGACCATCGATACACATATGCATGCAGACCATATAACGGCCGCAGGTGAGTTACGGGAAAAAACTGGTTGTGAAGCATATGCTCCCCACTTATCTGGTGCTGAATGTGCGACTCATTTTTTAAAAGACAAAGATGTGTTACAAATTGGGAAACTCAACCTAGAAATAATCCACACACCAGGTCACACCCCTTGTTCGATCTCTTTACTCCTCAATGGAAAATATGTTTTTACAGGAGATGCTCTCTTTGTTAGAGGGTGTGGCCGAACAGATTTCCAAGGCGGAAACACAGAAGAATTATACAATTCGATTACCAA encodes:
- a CDS encoding rhodanese-like domain-containing protein, giving the protein MKTFVIVGVIIGFLFVFVKKIQSKGDKQMVQEWIQEGAVVVDVRTKSEFAEGHFPGAINIPVDVLPMELGTFKNKQSKIVVYCRSGARSERAKQILSASGFSSVINAGGLSDMPNSR
- a CDS encoding TetR/AcrR family transcriptional regulator translates to MVQKKNASKTQGRPRSEDLEPIVLKVTYEMLAKKGYYGFSLDEIVATTGIAKTTIYRRWPNKAKLAMSSVSHLISPFLEFPTNEPFNKALINQMESLSNLFNGKFGKVIATLIGAGQQDQELSESVLKEYLLPRRLAAKVFFENAIKTKQIKPLSEEDIEVCMDILYGTLYFRLLLKHKKPIFSDLKPWLELFLETLKK
- a CDS encoding diguanylate cyclase, which encodes MIKSHTSLRPRNGQRIEDTIMDLLEEDPYNEELLIQKLQKNQFQNKDHSQIYSAVLKVLTSLDIPESDSKEIWDEVLENRDKLSNCLKRPVGFRVALLDYFINQNHKIKNPKIIELRLFAETEKLILVDELTRLYNRRHFETALVREFKQSTRYNQNLSLLVIDIDDFKKINDTYGHVMGDEILKQVANKIATSLRMEDTACRIGGEEFAIIFPQSNESQALIASEKLLEACRTIQISGKPVTISGGLVSFPEKVKQCEDMYDFADRALYTAKDSGKNQIVVFSNEKRSSLRFEANLELFCVLPNRTIRSISKNISITGIAFETEDDLLVNEPIQVLLRESDSKHEISAKIKVVRKQKIDEKNYSVGAEFIDLSNESQNKLADLYSLHQFKAKSPIGVGS
- a CDS encoding methyl-accepting chemotaxis protein, giving the protein MAIETDEIQKFERTLFRKGVSLIVFTKYGLGIIFLLGVASNYATKSFLPNLIGSLIYLVNAIIPGYLLKKEKEISKRMAASVVFIDLMIIFCFFYLDIYNNYTKADASNTLSSGIFYIIFIFISIYSSFLFDTKLVMTIGILSVGLYLGGIYLSHVLGAVFIAKPFPEMLRANHIIVTTEIQKVIFYFGVIFSLRFVVSLMREMQNDLKAKLKESLYKQSIITNKSHQLEKSANTLALSVDKLQSMSDELHNQSQNQAASVEEISASVEELSSSAISSANLVEDQVTRVKIVDQNFLSLQNISESVKTKTMQIAKDVSISADYSKKVKISSEELNGIYSELNQAFSKVEEINQMMSEIADQTNLLALNASIEAARAGEHGRGFAVVAQEVAKLAERSQSNAGTIAKIVKDAGLKINEGTRFSKEVKSQVENQNNELLRIESEILGLEGHVTEQEVLNLELRNTFSELHVLSEQIGIIAQEQMTGSKEINRAISVIDETTQKLADSVELLYEEINEIHTQAKQLNIV
- a CDS encoding SGNH/GDSL hydrolase family protein, which translates into the protein MKRYQFVSIFTLIVFQSCVVFQATKVPSNNLKGTLEGDVSKSPKIVFLGDSITHGRVSYDYVESIRKNPKLANALVVNEGINSRLTVQILEQLDSVIKLQPDNVFIMIGTNDLKATLSKEEYDQYASLWNLKEPVTEDSFVQNITTIVRRIQSETKAKIILFSPPILGEDPNSIPFLRSKRFAELTKEVATKQKVIYKPLHETLTTGLLSDQNLSKTPYAKNTWNMYWTIFKYYSTTYSWNDLGESNGYYYLTDAIHLNERGGQVVESMVLETLFSKGI
- a CDS encoding MBL fold metallo-hydrolase, translating into MNDRSEDNRTMVITDMNNEIEIKPLYDIESGTWTYLLLDESTKQAVLIDPVLEKLDRDLDYIVSMGYQLVATIDTHMHADHITAAGELREKTGCEAYAPHLSGAECATHFLKDKDVLQIGKLNLEIIHTPGHTPCSISLLLNGKYVFTGDALFVRGCGRTDFQGGNTEELYNSITNKLFKLPNDTVVFPGHDYKGFVSTTIGEEKNWNPRIAKKSLEEFKSIMDNLNLPEPKKIHEAVPANRACGKVV
- a CDS encoding nuclear transport factor 2 family protein, producing MKPVLLLATLVLGSVGVFAKTSRNSSDKVLETFFNEFGKGNMAGVIGCFHENAVITAVRSESRNDGQLYGSYQGLKGVEDFLSNMGKEFDTKQFQVEHIVGKGNIAYASGSFFHIIKNTGKPFQSDWALKVELKDGKIISYHFYEDSASYLLASKK